One genomic segment of Nocardia spumae includes these proteins:
- a CDS encoding TetR/AcrR family transcriptional regulator gives MPKSSVNSAPAPVESLTPRGRRTRDGLLDAARTVFETVGFLDTRVEQISEAAGVSYGTFYRYFESKEHVFGELSTRLFEDMHRREPAAAELSPTAKLVAANRSYYVAYRRNARMMAIVEQVATFNEEFRALRHEHRRQLIDRTAQAIARWQREGLVRASLDPELAARAMSAMVEHTLYLWLIQGEDADEQALLDTLDQMSVSALGLDPDDK, from the coding sequence GTGCCGAAGTCATCTGTCAATAGCGCGCCCGCACCGGTCGAAAGCCTGACGCCGCGGGGCCGCAGAACTCGCGACGGACTGCTGGATGCCGCTCGGACCGTATTCGAGACCGTCGGCTTCCTCGATACCCGCGTCGAACAGATCAGTGAGGCGGCGGGTGTCTCCTACGGCACCTTCTACCGCTACTTCGAATCCAAGGAACATGTCTTCGGCGAACTGAGCACGCGACTGTTCGAGGATATGCATCGCCGGGAACCGGCCGCCGCCGAATTGTCGCCCACGGCAAAGCTCGTCGCCGCCAACCGTTCCTACTACGTGGCGTATCGACGCAATGCCCGGATGATGGCGATCGTCGAACAGGTCGCGACCTTCAACGAGGAATTCCGGGCGCTGCGCCACGAGCACCGCCGGCAGCTCATCGACCGCACCGCGCAGGCGATCGCACGCTGGCAGCGCGAGGGTCTGGTCCGGGCGAGTCTCGATCCGGAACTGGCGGCGCGCGCCATGTCCGCGATGGTCGAGCACACCCTGTACCTGTGGCTGATCCAGGGCGAGGACGCCGACGAGCAGGCACTGCTGGACACCCTCGATCAGATGTCGGTCAGCGCTCTCGGCCTCGATCCGGACGACAAGTAG
- a CDS encoding CaiB/BaiF CoA transferase family protein translates to MADTHASGPLDGFRVLELGTLIAGPYCGRLLGDMGADVIKIEAPDRPDPLRDWGQATGGHQYFWTVHARNKRCVGLDLRVPAGREVFLDLVRTADVVVESFRPGTLERWGIGYDVLSELNPKLVLARVSGYGQTGPYAERAGYASVAEGISGLRHLNGFPGQAPPRMALSIGDSLAGLFAFQGVLAALLVRERTGRGQIVDAALTEASLAIQESTIPDYHKTGHVRQPSGTRLDRVAPSNLYRAKDGLWVIIAANQDTVFRRLMTAMDRPELATDPRYATHGARGERQDELDEMIAGWAADFTATDLIELLNRHGVVAGPVNTVAEVMTDPQFNARGLFVDHVDPSVGSADPGFDPVPVKGVGVVPRLSDTAGGVRWGGASKPGTHTDEVLGDLLGFDQQRLTELREQGTIA, encoded by the coding sequence GTGGCCGATACTCATGCGTCCGGCCCATTGGACGGGTTCCGCGTGCTGGAACTCGGAACGCTGATCGCGGGCCCGTACTGCGGCCGGTTACTGGGCGATATGGGCGCCGATGTCATCAAGATCGAAGCGCCGGATCGTCCTGACCCACTGCGGGATTGGGGTCAGGCCACCGGCGGCCACCAGTACTTCTGGACCGTCCATGCCCGCAACAAGCGGTGCGTCGGACTCGATCTGCGGGTGCCGGCCGGGCGGGAGGTCTTTCTCGACCTGGTGCGCACGGCCGATGTCGTGGTGGAGAGTTTCCGGCCCGGCACCCTGGAACGCTGGGGCATCGGCTACGACGTGCTGAGCGAGCTGAATCCGAAACTGGTGCTGGCCCGGGTATCCGGCTACGGGCAGACCGGGCCGTACGCCGAGCGCGCGGGTTACGCCTCGGTCGCCGAGGGCATCAGCGGACTGCGGCACCTCAACGGGTTTCCCGGACAGGCGCCGCCCCGGATGGCGCTGTCGATCGGCGACAGCCTGGCCGGATTGTTCGCCTTCCAGGGTGTGCTCGCGGCGCTGCTCGTGCGGGAACGCACCGGGCGCGGGCAGATCGTCGATGCCGCGCTCACCGAGGCATCACTGGCGATTCAGGAATCCACGATTCCCGACTACCACAAGACCGGCCATGTGCGGCAGCCCTCGGGCACCCGGCTGGACCGGGTCGCGCCGTCGAATCTGTACCGGGCGAAGGATGGGCTGTGGGTGATCATCGCGGCCAATCAGGACACGGTGTTCCGGCGGCTGATGACCGCGATGGACCGGCCCGAACTGGCCACCGACCCCCGCTACGCCACCCACGGTGCGCGCGGTGAACGTCAGGACGAACTCGACGAGATGATCGCCGGCTGGGCGGCCGACTTCACGGCGACCGATCTGATCGAACTGCTCAACCGGCACGGCGTGGTGGCCGGGCCGGTGAACACGGTCGCGGAGGTCATGACCGATCCCCAGTTCAACGCGCGCGGCCTGTTCGTCGATCACGTCGATCCCTCCGTCGGGAGTGCCGACCCAGGGTTCGATCCGGTGCCGGTGAAGGGTGTGGGTGTCGTTCCCCGGCTCAGTGACACCGCCGGCGGCGTGCGCTGGGGTGGCGCGAGCAAGCCCGGGACACATACCGACGAGGTACTCGGCGACCTGCTGGGCTTCGACCAGCAGCGGCTCACGGAGCTGCGCGAACAGGGCACGATCGCATGA
- a CDS encoding hydroxymethylglutaryl-CoA lyase — MTAVPAVEIREVGPRDGLQIEDPIPTAAKIDFIDALVATGVRRIEVTSFVSPRAIPALADAEEVAAQLNRWPDVEFSALVAGLGGVRRALSAGVARLEYVVSASDGHSRANVGRDSAESVALIAPIAEQVHRAGGRLEVIIAIAFDCPFDGRTPPDRVIDIAARALAAGADTLSIADTVGTASPRRTEELIGRVRAVAPDVDLGIHLHNTRGQGLANAWAAYTHGIRRFDSAAGGLGGCPFAPGASGNIATEELAYLFEDGGISTGIDIDRALEAARLISRLLGKPVGSNLLAAGGRPRPGAAAAH; from the coding sequence ATGACCGCCGTCCCCGCCGTCGAGATCCGCGAGGTGGGTCCGCGCGATGGACTGCAGATCGAGGACCCGATTCCCACCGCGGCCAAGATCGACTTCATCGACGCGCTCGTCGCCACGGGAGTACGCCGGATCGAGGTGACGTCATTCGTCTCCCCCCGTGCGATCCCCGCCCTCGCCGATGCCGAAGAGGTCGCCGCACAACTGAATCGCTGGCCGGATGTCGAATTCTCGGCGCTGGTGGCGGGCCTCGGCGGGGTGCGGCGGGCCCTCTCCGCCGGGGTGGCGCGACTCGAGTACGTGGTCTCGGCCTCCGACGGGCACAGCCGGGCCAACGTCGGCCGGGACAGTGCCGAATCGGTCGCGCTCATCGCGCCCATCGCCGAGCAGGTGCACCGGGCGGGCGGCCGGCTCGAGGTGATCATCGCCATCGCCTTCGACTGCCCGTTCGACGGCCGGACCCCGCCCGATCGGGTGATCGATATCGCCGCCCGGGCGCTGGCCGCGGGCGCGGACACCCTGTCGATCGCCGATACCGTCGGCACCGCGTCCCCGCGCCGGACCGAGGAACTGATCGGCCGGGTGCGGGCCGTGGCGCCCGATGTCGACCTCGGCATCCACCTGCACAACACCCGCGGCCAGGGTCTCGCCAACGCCTGGGCCGCCTACACGCACGGCATTCGCCGATTCGATTCCGCGGCGGGCGGTCTCGGCGGCTGCCCGTTCGCACCGGGTGCGAGTGGCAATATCGCCACCGAGGAGTTGGCCTATCTGTTCGAGGACGGTGGTATCAGCACCGGTATCGACATCGACCGGGCGCTCGAGGCCGCCCGGTTGATCTCCCGTCTGCTCGGCAAACCTGTCGGCAGCAATCTGCTCGCCGCGGGCGGCCGCCCGCGGCCGGGCGCCGCGGCGGCGCACTGA
- a CDS encoding nuclear transport factor 2 family protein — MDELADRFFAAVSAGDTQTLTALYAPDARIWHNDKQAEETVDENLRVLRWLSRTVDNLRYEDIRRYCLPDGFAQQHVLRGHLPGHGALEVPASLFVRVRDGHITRIDEYVDSAATRPLREVSTTARGQ, encoded by the coding sequence ATGGATGAACTGGCCGATCGCTTCTTCGCCGCCGTCAGCGCGGGCGATACCCAGACCCTCACCGCGCTCTACGCGCCCGACGCCCGGATATGGCACAACGACAAACAAGCCGAGGAGACCGTCGACGAGAATCTGCGGGTGCTGCGCTGGCTCTCGCGCACGGTCGACAACCTTCGCTACGAGGATATTCGGCGCTATTGCCTGCCCGACGGCTTCGCGCAGCAACATGTGCTGCGCGGTCATCTGCCCGGCCACGGCGCGCTGGAGGTGCCCGCGAGCCTGTTCGTCCGGGTGCGCGACGGCCACATCACCCGGATCGACGAATACGTCGACTCGGCCGCGACGCGGCCGCTGCGCGAGGTCTCGACCACGGCTCGGGGGCAATGA
- a CDS encoding acyl-CoA dehydrogenase family protein yields MGTDSRPEGQIAESASRMRAFIDDEVIPAEPVLAAEDEAAHAALTGLKERAKELGLWALGHPAELGGGGVPFLDFVYLNEIIGRSEFGLLAVGSVSMQDTIMLHRHGTEEQRQRWIPPMVAGDILPSVGLTEPEVAGSDPTLIATAAELDGDTWIINGHKWFTTGAQQAAYCTVFARTEPESVPRHGRVSAIIVPTDTPGFEIVRSIPTMGHDPSDHYEVRLTDVRVPAANLLGARGQGFVVAQDRLGPGRIFHCMRWLGQAQRAYELMCERANTRYVHGSLLAEKGEIHRYIAESAAEIHAARLMTLDAARAMDSGEDYRVRVGLIKFWGARMLHNVIDRAIQVHGALGLTADTPLERMYRQARYARIYDGPDEVHRMSTARRLLRSPEAAPWL; encoded by the coding sequence ATGGGAACCGATAGCCGACCCGAGGGGCAGATCGCCGAATCGGCCTCGCGCATGCGCGCATTCATCGACGACGAGGTGATCCCGGCCGAGCCGGTGCTGGCTGCCGAGGACGAGGCCGCACACGCCGCGCTCACCGGTCTGAAGGAGCGGGCCAAGGAGCTCGGGCTGTGGGCGCTGGGTCATCCGGCCGAACTCGGCGGCGGGGGTGTGCCGTTCCTCGATTTCGTCTACCTCAACGAGATCATCGGGCGATCGGAATTCGGGCTGCTCGCCGTCGGCTCGGTATCCATGCAGGACACCATCATGCTGCACCGCCACGGCACCGAGGAACAGCGGCAACGCTGGATTCCCCCGATGGTCGCCGGGGATATCCTGCCCTCGGTGGGCCTGACCGAACCGGAGGTCGCCGGGTCGGATCCCACCCTGATCGCCACCGCGGCCGAACTCGACGGCGATACCTGGATCATCAACGGGCACAAGTGGTTCACCACCGGCGCACAGCAGGCGGCGTACTGCACCGTCTTCGCCCGCACCGAACCCGAATCGGTACCCCGGCACGGCCGGGTCAGCGCGATCATCGTCCCCACCGACACACCCGGTTTCGAGATCGTCCGCTCCATCCCGACGATGGGGCACGATCCGAGCGATCACTACGAGGTCCGGCTCACCGATGTGCGGGTACCGGCCGCCAACCTGCTGGGTGCGCGCGGGCAGGGCTTCGTCGTGGCGCAGGATCGGCTGGGGCCGGGCCGGATCTTCCACTGCATGCGCTGGCTCGGACAGGCCCAGCGCGCCTACGAATTGATGTGCGAGCGGGCCAACACCCGTTACGTCCACGGTTCGCTGCTCGCGGAGAAGGGCGAAATCCACCGCTATATCGCCGAATCCGCGGCCGAGATCCACGCCGCCCGGCTGATGACCCTCGACGCCGCCCGCGCGATGGACAGCGGTGAGGACTACCGGGTGCGAGTCGGATTGATCAAGTTCTGGGGTGCGCGCATGCTGCACAACGTCATCGATCGCGCCATCCAGGTGCACGGCGCTCTCGGCCTCACCGCCGATACGCCCCTGGAGCGGATGTATCGCCAGGCCCGCTACGCCCGCATCTACGACGGACCCGACGAGGTGCATCGCATGTCGACCGCACGCCGCCTGCTGCGCTCCCCCGAGGCCGCGCCGTGGCTGTGA
- a CDS encoding phosphotransferase family protein, which translates to MAVTPEPAAAPKVTLEDGVSAVLAAAVATPITDVTLRQFTGGASRQVFAIEAHDATGALVRAVLRRDPPGHGDAVRMRAEAACLRAAGAAGVPVPKVLADADTAPGIDAPYLLMERVAGESIPRKLHRDPQFEQVRPRLADELGYVLGLIHRTPLDTLDILDDDDPLEAIEQIYRDLRDPRPAVEAGLRWLREHPPEGHPKALVHGDFRIGNFLIEPDGVRAVLDWELAHLGDPIEDLGWLCVRSWRFGAEPPVGGLGTRDQLLDGYERATGYRPSAADLHWWEVFGTLKWLVLSRFQAQRHLGGTERSIELAAIGRRVCESEYDLLEVLGLLDDTVPASAAGEAITTVHDQPHPAEILELVAETLTGEVGPALAPEQSRSRYLLRVCANLLGIAAREVAAGTAAAEEVRGHLVALGCESEADLAECVRSGAISYTDDAVRRAVSAAVLARLRIANPRHLR; encoded by the coding sequence GTGGCTGTGACACCGGAACCGGCTGCGGCACCGAAGGTCACGCTCGAGGACGGGGTATCCGCGGTGCTCGCGGCGGCGGTCGCGACCCCGATCACCGATGTCACGCTGCGGCAGTTCACCGGGGGCGCGAGCCGGCAGGTCTTCGCGATCGAGGCGCACGACGCGACCGGCGCCCTGGTGCGCGCCGTTCTGCGCCGTGATCCACCCGGGCACGGCGATGCCGTCCGTATGCGCGCCGAGGCGGCGTGCCTGCGAGCGGCCGGCGCGGCCGGAGTTCCGGTGCCGAAGGTCCTCGCCGACGCCGACACCGCGCCGGGGATCGACGCGCCCTATCTGCTGATGGAACGGGTCGCCGGAGAGTCGATTCCCCGGAAACTGCACCGTGACCCGCAGTTCGAGCAGGTGCGGCCGCGGCTGGCCGATGAGCTCGGATACGTCCTCGGCCTGATCCATCGCACCCCGCTGGACACGCTGGACATTCTCGACGATGACGACCCACTGGAGGCGATCGAGCAGATCTATCGCGATCTGCGCGACCCCCGTCCCGCGGTCGAGGCCGGGCTGCGCTGGCTGCGCGAGCATCCGCCCGAGGGCCATCCGAAGGCACTGGTGCACGGCGATTTCCGGATCGGCAACTTCCTGATCGAACCGGACGGCGTGCGTGCCGTCCTCGATTGGGAGCTGGCCCATCTCGGCGATCCGATCGAGGATCTGGGCTGGCTGTGTGTGCGCTCCTGGCGGTTCGGGGCCGAACCGCCGGTCGGCGGCCTGGGCACCCGCGATCAGCTGCTCGACGGCTACGAGCGGGCCACCGGTTATCGGCCGTCGGCCGCGGATCTGCACTGGTGGGAGGTATTCGGCACGCTGAAGTGGCTGGTGCTGAGCCGCTTTCAGGCCCAGCGCCATCTCGGCGGGACGGAACGGTCGATCGAACTGGCCGCCATCGGCCGGCGGGTCTGCGAATCGGAATACGATCTGCTCGAGGTCCTCGGCCTGCTCGACGACACCGTGCCGGCTTCCGCGGCCGGGGAAGCCATCACGACCGTGCACGATCAGCCGCATCCGGCCGAGATCCTGGAACTCGTCGCCGAAACGCTGACAGGCGAGGTCGGGCCCGCCCTGGCGCCGGAGCAATCGCGTTCGCGCTACCTGCTGCGGGTGTGCGCGAACCTCCTCGGCATCGCCGCGCGTGAAGTGGCCGCCGGAACCGCGGCCGCCGAGGAGGTGCGCGGCCACCTGGTCGCGCTCGGCTGCGAGTCCGAGGCCGATCTGGCCGAGTGCGTGCGCAGCGGAGCGATCTCGTACACCGATGATGCCGTCCGCCGCGCGGTCTCCGCCGCGGTTCTCGCCCGCCTGCGGATCGCGAACCCCCGGCACCTGCGGTAA
- a CDS encoding AMP-binding protein: MLIGDIVEYGARKHPDRIAVRFENETLDYRQLRDGSRRLANALLAVAEPGDRVAILSPNNPQYLQAYYGVPMAAMALTILNFRLHPDQIAGLIRHSGARVLIVAEEFTELVRGLRDSIPSVTTVVSIGAAGDAISWDEFVGSASAQAPARRPDPDDLAWLVYTSGTTGTPKGVMVSHRNLVAGVTSSALQWPIPEQTVFLFCFPLCHVGGYVVLINHLLGATVGILRGYDNATFLRLVDEWQVTQTGLAPTMINFLLQDPELDKHSLRTLRAIGYGSSAIPSAVLRAGLERFGCDFYQGMGMTELAGNVLHLDEHAHRRAAAGETHLLASAGKPMRLADIRIVDENFADVAIGEIGEMVVRADQVTIGYWNDPAATADAFTDGWFRTGDMVRQDEEGFVYIVDRKKDLIISGGENVASLTVEQALYRDPSVAEAAAIGVRDDTWGEVVCAVVVLRDNATASPDDIIASCREHLGGFQVPRRVEFVDALPRNVTGKILKRELREKFS; encoded by the coding sequence ATGCTGATCGGGGACATCGTCGAATACGGCGCGCGCAAACATCCCGACCGGATCGCCGTGCGCTTCGAGAACGAGACGCTCGACTACCGGCAACTACGTGACGGCAGCCGGCGACTGGCGAACGCACTGCTCGCCGTGGCGGAGCCGGGGGACCGGGTCGCCATCCTGTCGCCGAACAATCCGCAGTATCTTCAGGCCTACTACGGCGTGCCGATGGCCGCGATGGCATTGACAATCCTCAACTTTCGGCTGCACCCGGACCAGATCGCCGGGCTGATCCGGCATTCCGGCGCACGCGTGCTCATCGTCGCGGAGGAATTCACCGAACTCGTGCGCGGTCTCCGCGACAGCATTCCGTCGGTCACCACCGTGGTGTCCATCGGCGCCGCGGGAGATGCGATCAGCTGGGACGAATTCGTGGGTTCCGCCTCGGCGCAGGCACCCGCCCGGCGGCCGGACCCCGACGATCTCGCCTGGCTGGTCTACACCAGCGGGACCACGGGCACACCCAAGGGCGTGATGGTCTCGCACCGCAATCTCGTTGCCGGCGTGACCTCTTCGGCATTGCAGTGGCCGATTCCGGAGCAGACGGTCTTCCTGTTCTGCTTCCCGCTGTGCCATGTCGGCGGGTACGTGGTGCTGATCAATCATCTGCTCGGCGCCACCGTGGGCATCCTGCGCGGCTACGACAACGCGACCTTCCTGCGCCTGGTCGACGAATGGCAGGTCACCCAGACCGGCCTCGCGCCGACGATGATCAACTTCCTGCTCCAGGACCCGGAGCTGGACAAGCATTCACTGCGTACGCTCCGGGCGATCGGCTACGGCTCCTCCGCCATCCCCTCCGCGGTCCTGCGTGCGGGGCTGGAACGTTTCGGCTGCGATTTCTACCAGGGCATGGGCATGACCGAACTGGCCGGCAACGTCCTGCACCTGGACGAGCACGCGCACCGCCGGGCCGCCGCCGGAGAGACCCATCTGCTGGCCTCCGCCGGAAAACCGATGCGGCTGGCGGATATTCGCATCGTCGACGAGAACTTCGCCGACGTGGCGATCGGCGAGATCGGCGAAATGGTGGTGCGCGCGGATCAGGTGACCATCGGCTACTGGAACGATCCCGCCGCGACCGCGGACGCCTTCACCGACGGCTGGTTCCGCACCGGCGATATGGTCCGCCAGGACGAGGAGGGCTTCGTCTACATCGTCGATCGGAAGAAGGACCTGATCATCAGCGGCGGGGAGAACGTCGCCTCGCTGACGGTGGAACAGGCCCTGTATCGCGATCCCTCGGTCGCGGAGGCTGCCGCCATCGGTGTGCGCGACGACACCTGGGGTGAAGTGGTGTGCGCGGTGGTCGTATTGCGCGACAACGCCACCGCGTCCCCTGATGACATCATCGCGAGCTGCCGTGAACATCTGGGAGGATTCCAGGTGCCCCGGCGGGTGGAATTCGTCGACGCCCTGCCCAGGAACGTCACCGGCAAGATCCTCAAACGCGAACTGCGCGAGAAGTTCTCCTGA
- a CDS encoding cyclase family protein, translating into MRALGRKVSNWGRWGTDDERGTTNLITPERVVAAAGLIRTGETFTLGIPLDGDGPQPGGARINPIRLMSENGQEQVLPGGFKWADDYVFMPLQAGSQYDSLAHVHYDDQLYNGHPGDGVTVKGADKCGIHTQSGGIAGRGVLLDVARHRGVDWLEAGTAIGPEELDAVAAAQGVEVGAGDIVLIRTGWRGKFLADGDAQAFMAGEPGLSLACATWLRDKDVAVVGSDNWAVEVMPGEHPGTAFELHMVLIRDMGVTLAEMLDFEELAAACAGDGRWDFFYAGPPLQFTRGVGSPINPLAIR; encoded by the coding sequence ATGCGCGCTCTGGGCCGGAAGGTCAGCAATTGGGGTCGGTGGGGGACCGACGACGAGCGCGGGACCACGAATCTGATCACCCCGGAGCGGGTGGTCGCCGCCGCCGGGCTGATCCGTACCGGTGAGACCTTCACACTCGGCATCCCGCTGGACGGTGACGGCCCGCAACCGGGTGGCGCACGCATCAATCCGATCCGGCTGATGTCGGAGAACGGGCAGGAACAGGTGCTGCCCGGCGGCTTCAAGTGGGCCGACGACTACGTGTTCATGCCGCTGCAGGCCGGATCGCAGTACGACTCGCTGGCACATGTGCACTACGACGATCAGCTCTACAACGGGCACCCGGGCGACGGCGTGACGGTCAAGGGCGCCGACAAATGCGGTATCCACACCCAGTCCGGCGGCATCGCCGGTCGCGGAGTGCTGCTCGATGTGGCCCGGCACCGCGGCGTGGACTGGCTCGAGGCCGGCACCGCGATCGGACCCGAGGAACTCGACGCGGTCGCGGCGGCACAGGGCGTCGAAGTCGGTGCGGGCGACATCGTCCTGATTCGCACCGGATGGCGCGGCAAGTTCCTGGCCGACGGTGACGCGCAGGCGTTCATGGCCGGCGAGCCCGGACTGAGCCTGGCCTGTGCGACCTGGTTGCGCGACAAGGACGTCGCGGTCGTCGGCTCGGACAACTGGGCGGTCGAGGTGATGCCGGGTGAGCATCCGGGCACCGCGTTCGAACTGCATATGGTGCTCATCCGCGATATGGGCGTCACCCTCGCGGAGATGCTCGACTTCGAGGAACTGGCCGCCGCCTGCGCGGGTGACGGCCGCTGGGACTTCTTCTACGCCGGTCCGCCGTTGCAGTTCACCCGCGGTGTCGGCTCGCCGATCAACCCGCTCGCCATCCGGTGA
- a CDS encoding lipase family protein, with protein MRRGRAVLRIATAVAAASLLFGSTTGIAPSAHAASDSFYEYTGSAPLSSVAPGTVLRTRTMQYHFVGVPTPITAVQLQYRTTDAQQRPAIGITSVLLPPTGVDPTKAVAYQSFYDSLNPEDSPSRSIAGGVSFGGAVNNVEGQLVAPLLAQGYTIVIADTEGQAADFAAGPEYGMNTLDSIRAATHAAQTGLNEQTRVALVGYSGGAIATNWAAALAPEYAPEVDRQLVGAAEGGVLVNPARNLKYIDGSFGWAGVAAMAVIGIGRSYDIDFSPYLSPLGAEIADRMQYASIANVLFQYPGLTWAQMVKPEYADPNSVAPFVEAVRKVDLGLAPTPTTPMFIGQGANGALEGTDGARPGTGPGDGVMVAGDVRSLARQYCETGNPSVLYRQYDLLSHTPSTIAWLPEALLWLNDRFAGRPAPTTCGAIAPGNSLDPVV; from the coding sequence GTGAGAAGAGGACGCGCAGTCCTTCGGATCGCGACCGCCGTCGCGGCCGCATCGTTGCTGTTCGGATCCACGACGGGCATCGCCCCGAGCGCGCACGCGGCGTCGGATTCGTTCTACGAGTACACCGGATCGGCGCCGCTGTCGTCGGTCGCGCCGGGAACCGTGCTGCGGACCCGGACGATGCAGTATCACTTCGTCGGCGTCCCGACGCCGATCACCGCCGTGCAGCTGCAGTATCGGACGACCGACGCGCAGCAGCGGCCGGCGATCGGCATCACATCCGTGCTGTTGCCGCCCACCGGCGTCGACCCCACCAAAGCCGTTGCGTACCAGTCCTTCTACGACTCGCTCAATCCCGAGGACTCGCCGTCGCGTTCGATCGCGGGCGGTGTGTCGTTCGGCGGGGCGGTGAACAATGTGGAGGGCCAGCTGGTCGCGCCGCTGCTCGCCCAGGGCTACACCATCGTCATCGCCGACACCGAAGGTCAGGCCGCCGACTTCGCCGCCGGCCCCGAGTACGGGATGAACACCCTCGACTCGATCCGCGCCGCCACCCACGCGGCGCAGACCGGCCTGAACGAACAGACCCGGGTGGCTCTGGTCGGCTACTCCGGCGGTGCGATCGCCACCAACTGGGCCGCCGCGCTCGCGCCGGAGTACGCACCGGAGGTCGACCGGCAGCTGGTCGGCGCGGCCGAGGGCGGCGTGCTGGTCAATCCGGCCCGGAATCTGAAATATATCGACGGCAGCTTCGGCTGGGCCGGGGTGGCGGCGATGGCGGTCATCGGTATCGGCCGGTCCTACGACATCGACTTCTCGCCGTACCTGAGCCCGCTCGGCGCCGAGATCGCGGACAGGATGCAGTACGCCTCGATCGCGAACGTGCTGTTCCAATACCCGGGGCTGACGTGGGCGCAGATGGTCAAGCCGGAATACGCCGATCCCAACTCGGTGGCCCCGTTCGTGGAGGCCGTGCGCAAGGTCGATCTCGGCCTGGCGCCCACGCCGACCACCCCGATGTTCATCGGCCAGGGAGCCAACGGCGCACTGGAGGGCACCGACGGCGCCCGGCCCGGCACCGGTCCGGGTGACGGCGTGATGGTCGCGGGCGATGTCCGCTCACTGGCCCGCCAGTACTGCGAGACCGGAAACCCGTCGGTGCTGTACCGGCAGTACGACCTGCTCAGCCACACGCCGTCGACGATCGCGTGGCTGCCGGAGGCGCTGCTGTGGCTCAACGACCGCTTCGCGGGCCGGCCGGCGCCCACCACCTGCGGCGCGATCGCTCCGGGCAACTCGCTCGATCCGGTGGTGTAG
- a CDS encoding acetyl-CoA C-acetyltransferase: MREAYVIDAVRTPIGKRGGALAGVHPADLGAAALQGLLGRNDIDPGKVDDVIFGCVDAIGPQAGNIARTAWLAAGYPEEVPGTTVDRQCGSSQQAINFGAQAIMSGTAEVIVAGGVQNMSAIPISAAMLAGKEYGFDSPFVGSTGWDHRYGTGEVSQFNGAQMIAEKWDISREDMERWALRSHERARKAIAEGAFDREIVPVGDFWIDEGPRETSLEKMAGLKPLSEGSRLTAAVASQISDGASATLLASDWAVAEYGLKPRARVHHVSARGADPIYMLTAPIPATRWALEKTGLTIDDMDVIEINEAFAPVVLAWLKETGADPEKVNVHGGAIALGHPLGATGAKLFATLLNELERVNGRYGLLTICEGGGTANATIIERIA; encoded by the coding sequence GTGCGCGAGGCCTATGTCATCGATGCTGTGCGCACACCCATCGGTAAGCGCGGCGGTGCCCTGGCCGGTGTGCATCCCGCCGATCTCGGCGCCGCCGCCCTGCAGGGCCTGCTGGGGCGCAACGATATCGACCCCGGCAAGGTCGACGATGTGATCTTCGGCTGTGTCGACGCCATCGGCCCGCAGGCGGGCAATATCGCGCGCACCGCGTGGCTGGCGGCCGGCTACCCCGAGGAGGTGCCCGGCACCACCGTGGATCGGCAGTGCGGATCCAGCCAGCAGGCAATCAATTTCGGCGCCCAGGCCATCATGAGCGGCACAGCCGAGGTCATCGTGGCGGGCGGCGTGCAGAACATGAGCGCCATCCCGATCTCGGCCGCCATGCTCGCCGGTAAGGAGTACGGCTTCGATTCGCCGTTCGTCGGTTCCACCGGCTGGGACCACCGCTACGGCACCGGCGAGGTCTCGCAGTTCAACGGCGCCCAGATGATCGCCGAGAAGTGGGATATCAGCCGCGAAGATATGGAGCGCTGGGCACTTCGCTCCCACGAGCGTGCGCGTAAGGCGATCGCCGAGGGCGCCTTCGATCGCGAGATCGTCCCCGTCGGCGACTTCTGGATCGACGAGGGTCCGCGCGAGACCAGCCTGGAGAAGATGGCCGGCCTCAAACCGCTCAGCGAGGGCAGCCGCTTGACCGCCGCGGTCGCCAGCCAGATCTCCGACGGTGCGAGCGCCACCCTGCTCGCCTCCGACTGGGCGGTCGCCGAATACGGCCTGAAGCCGCGCGCCCGCGTCCATCACGTCAGCGCGCGCGGCGCCGATCCGATCTACATGCTCACCGCGCCCATTCCGGCGACCCGGTGGGCGCTGGAGAAGACCGGCCTGACCATCGACGATATGGATGTCATCGAGATCAACGAGGCCTTCGCCCCGGTGGTGCTGGCCTGGCTGAAGGAGACCGGCGCGGACCCCGAGAAGGTCAACGTCCATGGTGGCGCCATCGCGCTGGGCCATCCCCTCGGCGCCACCGGCGCGAAGTTGTTCGCCACCCTGCTCAACGAACTGGAGCGGGTGAACGGCCGCTATGGTCTGTTGACCATCTGTGAGGGCGGCGGCACCGCCAACGCCACCATCATCGAGCGGATCGCCTGA